One window from the genome of Corynebacterium sp. SCR221107 encodes:
- the purM gene encoding phosphoribosylformylglycinamidine cyclo-ligase, whose protein sequence is MTTPDNTSSTDSTVSYAAAGVDIEAGDKAVELFAPLAKKATRPEVRGGLGGFAGLFALGKYREPLLAAGSDGVGTKLAVAQAMDKHDTIGIDLVAMCVDDLVVCGAEPLFLQDYIAIGKVVPEHVAQIVSGIAEGCIQAGCALLGGETAEHPGVMEPGDYDVSATAVGVVEADELLGPDLVRSGDVVIAMASSGLHSNGYSLARHVLLEKAGMPLDGHVEELGRTLGEEMLEPTRIYAKDCLALADECEVHTFCHVTGGGLAGNLARVIPEGLVAELSRATWTPGEIFRLIETVGKVPQVEMEKTFNMGVGMVAVVAPKDRDRALAMLTARHIDAWELGTVRTATEEDTASVILNDAHPGY, encoded by the coding sequence ATGACGACCCCAGACAACACCTCATCGACTGATTCGACCGTTTCCTACGCCGCCGCTGGCGTGGACATCGAGGCCGGCGACAAGGCCGTGGAGCTTTTCGCCCCGCTGGCAAAGAAGGCCACCCGCCCCGAGGTTCGCGGCGGTCTCGGTGGGTTCGCCGGGCTTTTCGCGCTTGGCAAGTACCGCGAGCCGCTCCTGGCCGCCGGTTCCGACGGCGTGGGCACCAAGCTCGCGGTGGCTCAGGCCATGGACAAGCACGACACCATCGGCATCGATCTCGTGGCCATGTGCGTCGATGACCTCGTCGTGTGCGGCGCCGAGCCTCTGTTCTTGCAGGACTACATCGCCATCGGCAAGGTCGTGCCCGAGCATGTTGCCCAGATCGTCTCCGGCATCGCCGAGGGTTGCATCCAGGCCGGCTGCGCGCTGCTCGGTGGCGAGACCGCCGAGCACCCGGGCGTGATGGAGCCGGGCGACTATGACGTCTCCGCCACCGCGGTCGGCGTGGTCGAGGCCGACGAGCTGCTCGGCCCGGATTTGGTGCGCTCGGGTGACGTGGTCATCGCCATGGCATCGTCCGGCCTGCACTCTAACGGTTATTCCCTGGCCCGCCACGTGCTGCTGGAAAAGGCTGGCATGCCGCTGGACGGCCATGTCGAGGAGCTCGGCCGCACCCTCGGCGAGGAGATGCTCGAGCCGACCCGCATCTACGCCAAGGATTGCCTCGCGCTTGCCGACGAGTGTGAGGTCCACACCTTCTGCCACGTCACCGGCGGTGGCCTGGCTGGCAACCTTGCCCGAGTCATCCCCGAAGGCCTGGTTGCCGAGCTGTCCCGCGCGACCTGGACCCCGGGCGAGATCTTCCGCCTCATCGAGACCGTGGGCAAGGTTCCCCAGGTTGAGATGGAAAAGACCTTTAACATGGGCGTCGGCATGGTTGCCGTCGTTGCCCCGAAGGATCGCGATCGTGCCTTGGCCATGCTCACCGCCCGCCACATCGACGCGTGGGAGCTAGGCACCGTGCGCACCGCCACCGAGGAGGATACCGCCTCGGTGATCCTCAACGATGCGCACCCGGGCTACTAA